A portion of the Ricinus communis isolate WT05 ecotype wild-type chromosome 10, ASM1957865v1, whole genome shotgun sequence genome contains these proteins:
- the LOC8273733 gene encoding IQ domain-containing protein IQM3 codes for MEVESPLHYSLNKMDISRDFRPPQDDHNLRSQMVSGDRKYEEVRMLELAVHDDVTAVDSGETAAVKLQKVYRSYRTRRRLADSAVVAEELWWQAIDYARLNHSTISFFNFMKPETAVSRWNRISLNASKVGKGLSKDAKAQKLAFQHWIEAIDPRHRYGHSLHLYYEEWCRTNSGQPFFYWLDIGDGKELDLEDCPRSKLRHQCIKYLGPKERGYYEYIVFEGRIVQKYTGNLLDTSSGSKGAKWIFVMSTFKRLYAGEKKKGKFHHSSFLAGGATLAAGRLVAENGILKSISPYSGHYRPTDDSFDSFLSLLKDNGVNLDEVQINKASEDSDIYDDGKFSGSKMINETLSKSKPPELELPNEQKDATSEPAEVKQTENEGIYKRTLSGGLQSPRAEVPRTVILQRINSKKAGKSYQLGHQLSLKWSTGAGPRIGCVADYPVEVRLQALEFVNLSPRSPPTPSYYRRVAGLASPTTQPISDAANGDGNS; via the exons ATGGAGGTTGAATCACCTTTACATTACTCCCTTAACAAAATGGACATTTCTCGTGATTTTCGACCTCCTCAGGATGATCATAATCTCAGGTCTCAGATGGTCAGCGGTGATAGGAAATATGAAGAAGTTCGAATGCTGGAGTTAGCTGTTCATGATGATGTGACTGCGGTGGATTCAGGTGAGACTGCGGCGGTGAAGCTGCAGAAGGTTTATCGGAGTTATCGTACACGGCGTAGGTTAGCTGACTCTGCTGTCGTGGCTGAAGAGCTCTG GTGGCAAGCGATAGATTATGCGAGACTAAATCACAGTACTATTTCGTTTTTCAATTTCATGAAACCGGAAACTGCTGTTTCTAGGTGGAATCGTATCAGCTTAAACGCTTCTAAG GTGGGAAAGGGATTATCCAAAGACGCCAAAGCACAAAAATTGGCTTTTCAGCATTGGATTGAAGCC ATTGATCCAAGGCATAGATATGGGCATAGCTTGCATCTGTACTATGAAGAGTGGTGCAGGACAAATTCTGGTCAACCATTTTTTTACTG GTTGGACATTGGAGATGGTAAAGAACTTGATCTTGAAGACTGTCCAAGGTCAAAGCTGAGACACCAGTGCATTAAGTATCTAGGACCT AAAGAGAGAGGATACTATGAGTATATTGTCTTTGAAGGCAGAATTGTGCAAAAATACACTGGAAATCTTCTTGATACGTCCAGTGGGTCAAAAGGAGCCAAGTGGATTTTTGTCATGAGCACCTTTAAGAGGCTGTATGCTGGTGAG aaaaagaaaggaaagtttCATCATTCAAGTTTCTTGGCTGGAGGTGCTACATTAGCTGCAGGAAGGCTAGTGGCAGAGAATGGAATTCTTAAG TCCATTTCTCCATACAGTGGACATTACCGGCCAACAGATGATAGCTTTGATAGCTTTTTATCCCTTCTAAAGGACAATGGAGTCAACCTTGACGAAGTTCAG ATAAACAAGGCAAGTGAAGATTCTGATATCTATGATGATGGCAAATTCAGCGGAAGCAAGATGATAAATGAAACTTTAAGCAAGTCAAAGCCTCCCGAACTTGAACTGCCCAACGAACAGAAGGATGCAACCTCGGAACCAGCAGAAGTTAAGCAAACTGAAAATGAAGGCATATACAAAAGGACTTTATCTGGCGGTCTCCAAAGCCCAAGGGCTGAAGTGCCGAGGACAGTTATTTTGCAAAGAATCAATTCTAAGAAAGCGGGAAAATCATACCAACTGGGGCATCAGCTGTCACTCAAATGGTCAACAGGAGCTGGCCCAAGAATTGGTTGCGTTGCAGACTACCCAGTAGAAGTTAGATTGCAAGCTTTGGAATTTGTTAACCTATCGCCAAGAAGCCCACCCACTCCGTCTTACTATAGGCGGGTCGCTGGTCTCGCATCACCTACAACTCAACCCATCTCAGATGCTGCAAACGGTGATGGGAACTCTTAA
- the LOC8273732 gene encoding histidine-containing phosphotransfer protein 2, which produces MALPSLKSQLNNSVQSMFDEGMLDSQFAQIQALQDESNPNFIAEVITSFCTDAERIITELSKNMTQQNVNFSNLESCVHQLKGSSSSIGAQRLKLACADLQQAFDDQNKAGCLQALNIITREYFLLRGKFETLIQLEKRILAIEAKQQQQSSYHAAGSI; this is translated from the exons ATGGCATTACCTTCTCTCAAATCACAGCTCAACAACTCTGTACAATCCATGTTTGAtgag GGAATGCTGGATAGCCAATTTGCTCAAATTCAAGCACTACAAGATGAAAGCAATCCGAATTTTATAGCTGAAGTGATCACCTCCTTCTGCACTGATGCTGAAAGGATCATAACAGAATTGAGCAAAAATAT GACTCAACAGAATGTGAATTTTTCCAACTTGGAATCTTGTGTTCATCAGCTGAAAGGGAGTAGCTCAAG CATTGGCGCGCAGCGATTGAAACTTGCTTGTGCTGACCTTCAACAGGCTTTTGATGATCAAAACAAGGCAGG TTGCCTGCAGGCCTTGAATATAATCACACGCGAATATTTTCTTCTGCGAGGCAAATTCGAGACCTTGATTcag CTAGAGAAAAGAATCTTAGCCATTGAAGCCAAACAACAGCAACAGAGTAGCTACCATGCTGCTGGATCGATATAA